Proteins encoded by one window of Bacteroidales bacterium:
- a CDS encoding methyltransferase domain-containing protein — translation MIAYWDEIYRRSGYHYGTEPNVFFKTFIDGNQFRGRILMVAEGEGRNAVYAAQKGWEVHAFDISKEAKKKALELARSKNVNIRYDILSFEEFTAKFEFYHVVALIYAHVPRPIRHNFSKKLWESLVVGGKLIMEVFSEKHASRHTFGPQEPDLLYSPHTIIEDFSCFRIEMLEERTVMLQEGVGHRGEADIISLIARK, via the coding sequence ATGATTGCTTATTGGGATGAAATTTATCGAAGATCAGGGTATCATTATGGAACTGAACCCAATGTTTTTTTTAAAACATTTATAGATGGGAATCAATTTAGAGGTAGAATTTTAATGGTTGCCGAAGGAGAAGGGCGAAATGCTGTGTATGCTGCACAAAAGGGATGGGAAGTTCATGCTTTTGATATAAGCAAAGAAGCAAAAAAGAAGGCTTTGGAACTTGCTCGAAGTAAAAATGTCAACATTCGTTATGATATTTTATCATTTGAAGAATTTACTGCAAAATTTGAGTTTTATCATGTGGTGGCTTTGATATATGCTCATGTGCCACGTCCTATTCGTCATAATTTTTCTAAGAAATTATGGGAATCTTTGGTGGTCGGAGGAAAATTAATCATGGAGGTTTTTTCTGAAAAGCATGCTTCTCGACACACTTTTGGACCTCAAGAACCAGATTTATTGTATTCTCCTCATACTATCATCGAAGATTTTTCGTGTTTTAGGATTGAAATGTTGGAAGAGCGCACTGTTATGCTTCAGGAGGGAGTTGGACATCGAGGTGAAGCTGACATCATTAGTTTAATTGCTAGAAAATGA
- the pepE gene encoding dipeptidase PepE encodes MKALLLSNSTMPGESYLGWCKEIIVNFFRHDGIHELVFVPYAGVNLDSNSIESSYDAYTQKVATVLKEYQVDVIPLHREVDPAFLIKQAKAILVGGGNTFYLVYKLHELGLMNLISDRVKNEGVLYAGWSAGANIACPGLFTTNDMPIIQPISFSALQLIPFQINPHYTDVQLPQHGGETRRQRIAEFLQVNRQMKVIGLPEGTYILVDHDNIVFHGQQPALWFEFGKEPVEIENAMNLSRFI; translated from the coding sequence ATGAAAGCATTATTATTGAGCAATTCCACCATGCCCGGCGAAAGCTATCTGGGATGGTGCAAAGAGATTATAGTAAATTTTTTTCGCCACGATGGAATCCATGAACTTGTATTTGTACCCTACGCTGGGGTAAATCTTGATAGCAACAGTATTGAATCTTCTTATGATGCATATACCCAGAAAGTAGCTACAGTTTTGAAAGAGTATCAGGTAGATGTGATACCTCTTCACCGCGAGGTTGATCCTGCATTTTTAATTAAGCAAGCAAAGGCTATACTTGTAGGAGGAGGGAATACGTTTTATCTTGTGTATAAACTTCATGAACTTGGTCTGATGAATTTAATATCGGATCGAGTGAAAAATGAAGGTGTTTTGTATGCGGGATGGAGTGCGGGAGCAAATATAGCTTGTCCTGGACTATTTACCACAAATGACATGCCTATCATACAACCCATTTCTTTTTCTGCATTGCAGCTTATTCCGTTTCAGATAAATCCTCATTATACGGATGTTCAACTTCCCCAACATGGTGGAGAAACACGAAGACAGAGAATTGCCGAATTTTTACAGGTAAATCGTCAAATGAAAGTTATTGGCTTGCCTGAAGGAACATATATTCTAGTAGATCATGATAATATTGTTTTTCATGGTCAGCAGCCTGCCCTGTGGTTTGAGTTTGGAAAAGAACCTGTAGAGATAGAAAATGCAATGAATCTAAGTAGGTTCATATAA